GGAAGATGAAAAAGAAGCTATGGAAGATCTTATGGATTTAATCGAAAACAGAATATTTAATGCATAAAGAGTAGATTTTTTACTCTTTATGCAAAAAAATTAGTAAATATGTTCCATTCCTATATTTCTACAAAATATTTATTTTTTTTGATGTATAATATAAACTGAGGTGTATATAAACAAAAGATAAAGGTGGGATTTAGGGTGCTTATTTCAGTGGATAATGCAGTAGATGAAATGATATTAGCCAAAGATATATATAATACTAGTGGTGTAATTCTTTTAAGAAAAGGGGCCCATCTTAAAAAAAACTATATAGAAAATTTAAAAGAAAAAGGTATTAAGACAATTTACATAAAAGATGAGAGCCTTCAAGACAATAACATACAAAAAATAGTAAAAGAAAAGACTCGGAAAGAAGCACTAAATATAGTTGAAGAGACAATTAGAAGACTCCCATTTTCCCAAGATAAAAACATTAAACAAATTACGTATGTTGTTGAAAAGATAGTAGATGAGTTGTTAGATGGTGAAGATATATTTATGAATTTACTTGATATAAAAGCAGTAGATGATTATACTTTTGATCATTGTGTCGATGTATGTGTACTTTCTATAATACTTGGCAAAAATTTAAATTATAGTAGAGATGAGTTGGTTGAATTAGGAAAAGGAGCAATTTTACATGATATAGGCAAAATACTTGTTCCTCAAGAAATACTGAAAAAACCTGATAAACTTACATATGGTGAATTCCAGGAAATGAAAAACCATACTGTTTATGGCTATAAAATTCTTCAAAAGGTGCCTGAAATGAGTGAAAATTCTATCAGTATATCTCTTTTTCATCATGAAAGATATGATGGAAAAGGATACCCCAATGGATTAAAAGGAGAAAATATACCTGAATATTCTAGAATTGTGTCAGTGGCCGATGTCTATAATGCCTTGACAAGTGAGAGAGTATATAGAAAAAAAGGTAAAAATCAAGAAGTTATTGAATATTTAACTACCATGAAAGAAAGTCAGTTTGATTCTCATATAGTAGATGTATTCATTGAAAAGATAGCTATGTATTCATTGAATAGGAATGTGGTATTAAATACAGGAGTGAAAGGTGTTGTGGTAGATATAAATAAAAACTTTCCTTTAAGACCTGTAGTAGAAGTTCGATATGATGAGAGTGGTCAAAAACTCTTAAGACCATATCATTTGAATCTTCTCGAGAACAATTCTATACTAATAGATGATACACTAAATTAGTGAAAACTCCTAGAAAATATAGGAGTTTTATTTCATATGTGATAAAATAATATAAGAAAACAATAGAAAGGATATTTATATGGATAATAAAGGTAAGTTTACACATCTTCATGTTCATACTGAATACAGTTTACTTGATGGTGCCAATAGAATAGGGAAATTGTTGGATAAAGCTGTGGAGCTTGATATGGACTCTATTGCCATTACAGATCATGGCGCTATGTTTGGAGTAATTGACTTTTATAAAGAAGCAAAAAAGAGAGGAATAAAACCTATATTAGGGTGTGAAGTATATATTTCCAAGGGCAGATATACAGATAAAGATCCAAAAGAAAAAAGTCCCTATCATTTAGTTTTATTGGCAGAAAACAATAAAGGTTATTCCAATTTGATGAAGATAGTTTCTGAAGGATATGTAAATGGATTTTATTATAAACCTAGAGTAGACCATGAAGTTTTGAAAAAATATAGCGAAGGCTTGATAGCTACCAGTGCTTGTTTAGGTGGAGAGGTACAAAACAAAATATTAAATGGGGATTTTGAAGGCGCCAAGAAAACTGCCTTAATATATAGGAATATATTTGGAGAAAATAATTTCTTTTTGGAACTTCAAGATCATGGAATTAGAGAGCAAAAACTTGTCAATGAAGAATTGATAAAATTGAGCAAGGAAACGAGTATACCATTGATTGCTACCAATGATGTCCATTATTTGACCAGAGAAGATGCAAAGGTTCATGATGTGCTCTTATGTATACAAACAGGTAAGACTGTTGATGAAGAAGACAGAATGAAATTTCCTACAGATGAATTTTATTTAAAATCCTATGAAGAAATGTCAGAACTATTTAAAGGTGTAGAAGAAGCTATAGACAATACTGTTTTGATAGGCGAAAGATGCAATGTAAATATAGATTTTGGAACACTGCATTTACCTAAATATGAAGTTCCAGATGGATATACAAATGTAGAGTATTTGGAGAAATTATGTATAGAGGGTCTCAACAAGAGATATGACAAAATAACTGATGAAATAATGGATAGATTTAATTTTGAATTTAATACTATTGTCACCATGGGATATACAGATTATTTTCTCATTGTATGGGATTTCATTAAATTTTCAAAGGATAATGGAATAATGGTAGGGCCTGGGAGAGGCTCTGCGGCCGGAAGCATAGTTTCATATGCACTAGGCATTATAGATATTGATCCACTAAAATATGGACTTATATTTGAAAGATTTTTAAATCCTGAAAGAGTGACTATGCCTGATATAGACGTGGATTTTTGCTATGAAAGAAGAGAAGAAGTTATTGAATATGTAGTGAAAAAATATGGAGAAGATAGGGTAGCTCAAATAGTTACATTTGGTACTATGGCGGCAAGAGGTGCTATTAGGGATGTAGGTAGAGCCATAAATATGCCTTATGGGGAAGTAGATTTTATTGCAAAACAAATACCTATGGAATTGGGTATGACTATTGAAAAAGCATTAGAAGTTAATAAAAATCTAAATACTATGTATCATGAAAAAGAAGAAGTAGAAGAACTCATTGATTTGGCAATGGCAGTAGAAGGATTGCCTCGTCATACATCTACTCATGCTGCAGGG
This DNA window, taken from Sporanaerobacter acetigenes DSM 13106, encodes the following:
- a CDS encoding HD-GYP domain-containing protein yields the protein MLISVDNAVDEMILAKDIYNTSGVILLRKGAHLKKNYIENLKEKGIKTIYIKDESLQDNNIQKIVKEKTRKEALNIVEETIRRLPFSQDKNIKQITYVVEKIVDELLDGEDIFMNLLDIKAVDDYTFDHCVDVCVLSIILGKNLNYSRDELVELGKGAILHDIGKILVPQEILKKPDKLTYGEFQEMKNHTVYGYKILQKVPEMSENSISISLFHHERYDGKGYPNGLKGENIPEYSRIVSVADVYNALTSERVYRKKGKNQEVIEYLTTMKESQFDSHIVDVFIEKIAMYSLNRNVVLNTGVKGVVVDINKNFPLRPVVEVRYDESGQKLLRPYHLNLLENNSILIDDTLN